Below is a window of Plasmodium sp. gorilla clade G2 genome assembly, chromosome: 14 DNA.
ttttttttttttttttttttttttgcttgagtattaaaaaaatactaCTCCCTATATAACaaggtatatatattcaatccTACACGTAAAAGGAAAACAGAAAAAGATGGatttaaaaaagaacattaaaaaaaataaggaaaatgAGAAAGTTAAGGATCCAGTTGAACAGTCATGTGAAGAGGAGCCTAGAAGGTTTAACCAAGAAGTAAGTGTCAGTATAAGAAGAGAAAATTTCAGTCTTCCAAAAATTCAGAAAAACGGTTTATTAAGCTATGAGGAAGAGAATGAATCTTTTGAAGATGAGGATAGTGAAAGTAATACTAACGCAAgtaggaagaaaaaaaaagaaatattaaatttaaagaaGTTGTTAGAGAATatggaaaaaagaaatagatTTGATAGGCAAAGTAGTGACGCAAGGAATAATGCAttagaagaagaaataaaaagaatttctTCTatgatgaattattataaagattTTGAGGTTTTGATTGCAACTATCTGTAACAGTATATTGGGAGATCCTAATGCTCACGTTGAGAAACtcgaattattattttttattttttatgagagttttaaaagaaaaaaggatatattatatataaggtTGAACAATAATTTGTATGAATTAAGAAGCATGGATGATAAAATGGAAGATGAAAAtgagaatataaataatacaaatgataacAGCCAAGAATCTCATgatcaaaataatgaaaagtcCATCAAGGAAAAATGTAGATACTTTTCAGATCTAAACATCTTAAGTTGTATATCTATATGTAATGTATTAAAGTCTATAACGCCATCATACAAAATTATTGTGAGTGAAGGGTCAAACGAAATGAATGATAAGAAGGATAATGATTCGcatggaaataataatatgcccACGAACAAGAAATCAGTGAATCCAACAAAGAATTATtctaaattaataaaaaatgtgaaCAAAGTAGAAAAAATGatagtaaatttttttagaaGATTTTGTAAATTGCTAAGAGAAAATATATCTTCTAACCTTATTGTATTCGTTAATTTGTTGTGTGAAATAGTAGGggtaaatttatatttatctaggGAAGAAAATTTATTTGAATACCTTGTAATTTATAGCAACTTGAAGGTATATagtaaaaagaaatataacaataatattaatttattaaacaaTGCTAATGTGCTTAAGAACATAAAGAAGTTTAAGTTATTGTGTGCGAATTGTGTGATTCAAATaatagaaattataaaaaatgatagtaACTTATCGTTCACTTTAAACTTAGTAGATTGTTTTTCTAATATGTTTTTTAAGAACGAAAAGAATATTACCTCAACTttgttaaaaatatttactaatatagatataaaggAAAAGAAGTCAAATGCACgaatatatgaaaatcaTTCTTCAAATACGCATATGGATAATAACAAAGAATTAAATGCAAAAACTAATATAAGTGGcgatattaaaataatcgagaaaaatgtagaaaaaatattggatcgtttatttgtaatatatatgtgtgtattaaaagaatttgataaatattcacataaaatattaaaatgttcATTAATTGCTATATCGAAATACTCTATGTATATAGATAAGTTCATAATggatgatatattaatagaaATTAAAGATCTTGCTGTTATCAAAATGATTCCACCTACATTAAGAATGATGTGTATAATTGTTTAtctagaaatatataatagtattaatgattatatatatgttgattGTACATGGGTAGGTAATACAATTTTGGAGTTAGTAGATTTTTCTTGTATCCCTACCTTTTATAGTTTTACCCCAGATTATAAAAGTAAAAGGGGTAATAATAATTGGAATAATCAATTCGCGGATAATAGCGATGATGAATCTATTAATAGTGAATTGGaaaattttatgaaatatgATGAATTCAAATTTAATACTGATTCAGATGATCTAGAAAGAAAACTGAACAAAGGAATAGAGAATGAAAAAAGATTATATCAAAAGTTCAAATATTGTATGAAAGTAATAAAAGCtattgatttattattaaaaacgAAAAGTTTTACTATTAACTATAATAACTTTAAATCAAGTAGTAgtgatttattatataaaataatataccaattatttaatatagtaGTACATATTGATTTTGAGATTGGAATGATACTTTTAGACTTTTTAAGTCATTTATTTACGACATATCcattaataaaatgtatatgtgAACAAGAAGGAATAGTAGTTTCTTATATGGATAAAAACTTTTCTGTATTCTATCATAATGTTTTATTACATTCTAGTTTCCTCAAAGAACTATCATGTGAAGCTCTAAACATTTCTTTGAATGATTCAAATGAAGAATACAGAAAAATTGTTGAAAAGTTTCTTAAAGAACAAAAAGAACATGAAATagaacataaaataataaattttactTTGGATGTAAGtgatatagatataataaacCAAGAACGTTTTATGAATTATACTCCTAGTGGAAGcataaatatagataaacaaaaatgtgaagaaaataagaaaagTGTTCAACACCTTATAAACCttgataaaaaatttaagaaaCTTTTACATGAACATAGAGAACCTCCAAAAAGGTCTGCAGTCAAAACTTCAAAAACCAATAATTCAACTAATAATAAATCACTTTATGAGTTGAATGTTAGGGATCTTATGCATGTTACCTATGCTAAATATGATGATTTAATTAAATGTTTTGAGAGAAAACATAAAAAGGATACaacacaaaaaataaatgttcctaacaaagaaaataataccaaaaataaataaataaataaataaataaataaatataaaattaaataaatgaattatttgaaaataatctatatattatttcatatatgaaatattttttcatttaattcatGAAATTTTTTTGGAGACATATGTAGTTtttcctatatatttttttttatatctgaTAAGTAATATGTGTTACAATTGTATAACAACACATAtgttatcataatataattataatggaaattatagttttatttttagtttatttttagttttattattattattattagtagtagtagtttcttattttttcttataccttataattattttcttattcattataattattttcttatttattataattattttcttattcatcataattattttcttattcgttataattattttcttattcattataattattttcttattcattataattattttacattttttttttttttttttttatttgatattaaaaaatagtaGACATAACAAATAAACTTTACCAAAAGGAcaattatttgaatataaaaataatatatatatatataatatatattttccactttaaatttataagctttttttaaaatatttatttattatatatatttcctatTTCGAATTATACACGTTGGtggtaatatatttaaaacatgTAATTTAtctacattatatattataataatatgatttataataaattaagaaTTCACAAATTGCATAAtggtaaaaaaaatgtgattATAAATGGAAGAGGGgggaacaaaaaaattattgaaatgaataaacacagaaaaaaaaataataataataaataaataaaataaatttaaaatatatgcctttttaaaattatgtgTATTATAAATCTTtagaaattaattttatatgatagGGGATTagcaaaaaatatataataaaaattaaagatattctgcaaaaatatatatatatatatattatataatatatacatattatgacattttttttttttttttttttttttttttttacaaataaattttattatatgtataattttaatatataataaaaatacgtataaaaataaacaatgcttcattttatttttatttttttcaaatatataaaagaatataatattttttttgatatattatatatatatatatataataataacatatatttttttcatgacataaaatatttaaatataataaaaaatatttataaattttttaaagtatataattaaaaaaaattaaaaaaattaatgtaaaagaaaagaaagcattaatttcattttacaatttataataatatatatatatatattatgtaccTGAAGTCgatccatatatattttgatattatttttattataaagaggagaaaaaaattgtaaatttttatttatttattcattttttatatattatttatatacttatatacgttatataatattatttttcgtAATTTACAAATATGAAATGGTAAATTTGTTAGAATTTAGTAAATAATTTCCTATTATCATATATGAAAttcttattttaatttttttcatatactcatttctttatatttgatcttttttattcgatatgttttattttatattattattttatctttttaattttatccGTTGCCATATTTGTAAagattaaattataaaataatacacgGTTTTAATCTgagtaatataatattatttatttaattttttttaatctatTCTATAAaactattattttattataatattttatattttttttttatttatattttatttatttatttttttttttttttttgggggtttgtttataaaatatcatattctatataaataaaatatatatatatatatatatatatatatatatatatatatttataattatatatgttatttttattattaaagtggaagaaaaatataacatccattttaatatatttatatagatgGAATAGTAcaatagatatattatatatatataattatatatatatatatatatatatatatatgtggttTTATTTTTGGTTAAgagttattatttttttttttatatatataacttttaattttttgtaaaatatggaagaagaaaaaaaataaaattttttttttgtttgtttccATTTATAAGATtagtaaaataaatatatgtatatgcatataattatataaaataagcattacatatatttctatatatatatattattcaatgAAAGAAAGGAatgttatattttccttAATTTTGTAAAAAGAATGGGTAGTCAAGATAAAGAGCACAAGTATAAATCTAATGTAGAATTAGAATTTTCTGATAATGTTTCAGATGACGATATTAATatagataaagaaaatatatgggACAccgatataaatattatagatGATGAACTTAATATAATAGATAATGATGATGTGTTAAATCAGAACAACgcaaataataagaatacaggtttgtaaataaaataaacaagaaacacatacatacatatgtagacatatatatttatatattcatatattttttttttttttttttttttttttttttccctattTAGATTATCAAAATGATACAACTTTTAAAGTTCAACCTAAACAAACTGAATGGtttgatgaagaagaaatttTTGATTTACCAAATAATTTAGAAGATATTACGAGTAAAAATAATTCCAtcgaaaataatgaaataaataaatgtgattatcaaaatgaattttatcaacaaaatatttttgatcaacaaaatatttttgatcAACAAAATATTTCTGAACAACAAGAGTATATTAAAATTCATGAGGATAATAAAAACTTCCATGAATTTTCAGACGcagatattttatttaataatttaccAACTGATCAAGCAGTTGAGCAAAATAATGAACATGTGCCCATGTGTGATATATCCAAACGTTCTGATAGTCAAGTAAATGATCAATTTAATGTAAATAATGAGGAGGATAATAAACAtctgaatatattattacaaattaaaaacatattaaacattaatgaagataaagacttaatacaatatatcgaaaaattaaataatatgaataccAACTATATACAAAATGTTAGTGATGATGATTATCATAGAGATAATACTTTTAATTTAAAGGAACgtttattaaatgaagaaaatgaacaaaaagttaatgaattaaaagaacgtgaattatattatttagatACGAttgagaaattaaaaaatgaaataaaaattaaagaagaaATCGAAGAAAATAATGTACATAAATTAGAAAACAAAATTCACGAATATGAAATACAAAATGAAGAactaaaaaatgaaaaggaaaaacTGCAAAGTACTATTAATGAATATActcataattttaataatttaaatgatcACAACAAAATTACTAATAAAGAATGTGAAGAacttaaaaataattgtgatgtatttaaacaaaaatatgaaaaattaaaagaagaacaagaaatctatataaaaaaagaggaaGAGTACAAATCATTATTAGATGAattgaaaaatgaaaataatgaatggaaagaaaaaaatcaaaaaatgcatgaagaaaatatgaaatcATCTGAGGAATTAAAAAAGTTTGAAGAAATTAGAAAAGCTGAAGATGTGAAAAAGATAGaagaattagaaaataaaattaatgatcttttaaatattaatgatgattATAAAGTTAAATTAAATCAATCTAATGATGTACTTCTtcaatttgaaaaaaaattaaataatacttTAAATGATAGTAAAAAgaatgaacatatatattctaaCAAAATACAAACATTAGAAAACACAATTGTAATGTTAGAAGAAGAAATGAATTGTATCAAAAAAGAGAAtcaagaaataataaataattataatgaactAGAAAATGATTACaacttattattaaataaaaacaaacaattaaatgaagaatatggaaacttaaaaatatgtaaagaaCAAAATGAACAGAATATACAAAACTTAAAATCAAATATCCAAATCAACGAACAAGAGTATTActtaaacaataaaaaattacaGGAGCAGAATTTAAGGTTagaaaatttaattattgaaaataataagaataataaaatgttagaattattaaaaagtgaaaaattaaaaatggaaagtgaaaatgatatattaaaaaaagatttaGCTAATATGGAAGAAGACTTAAAGAAGTTAGAAAAACATAGTTATGATAtttatgaaattaaaaatcaTTTAGAAGAAGTagtagataaaaataaaaaattaattgaaGATGTAGAATTAGAAAAGAATGAAAAAGAACATTTGAAAAATCAAGTCAAAGCATATAATATTGAAATGAATAATTCATATCTTGTTTTAAAgacatataaaatgaaatgttcgtttttcttaaatattataaaaaattatgaagaaaatataaatattttagaaaataaattaaaaaaatatgaatacaaaaatgataaaataaatgatttgACAGATAATTTATACTTATATACTAtgcaaaataataaagaaagatATTATGATGAGAAAAATCATTCAAATAATAGTTACATTATAAAAAGTTGTGATAGTTCTAAGGATAAACACTTTGATGAACAAAAGGAAGAAGAATATGATGGGGAAGAAAAGTATGCatacaatattttattaaataatcaaTCAGAATGTTTAATAAAAGCGCAactattattaaaagaagaattagataaagaaatacaaaaaaaagatgagATTCTAATTAAGCTACAAAAATTAATTTCTACtttaaaagagaaaaatcttataataaatgaaaagaattataaaattaaaaaatatcaacTTATCAATGAAAACTTACAAGACTGTATTGCAGGTTATCAAAaagatatacaaatattgaaagaaaatatacataatttagAGAAACAAATAGAATTAAAACAGATCAAAAATTTGGTATTACCTCCAAAAGTACATGTACATGTATCcaaattatcatcattagaaaataatataaaaaatgaactcAAAGGTATAATAGGAAATTCGTCCAACTTTTTAGAaaatacatttaaatatataaatgaaaatcctttaaaaaaaaacttacAAAATAAAGCATTCTTCTCAACATCGGGAGAGAAGAAAATTCAAGATGATATCTCTAAACAAGTTGATctaaataaagaagaagtTTCAAATTGTGATTCTGTTGTTGATGTTACAGGAATGGCCAAAAACTTTCTAtacaataatatgaacatattacagaattttaaatatgatgTGAAGGATAATGTGGTATTAAAAAGTGATGTATTTAATGAAAATGGACAAGAATATGATGGtgtaaaattaaatgatcCATATGTAACTGTAGATaatgaaaaggaaaataacATGTATgatgaaaaggaaaataaaatatatgatgaaaaggaaaataaaatatatgatgaagAACAAagtttatatgataataatgatccatatatttctattaatGAGGAGAAAGAATATATTCATTCTGATAATGTATCAtatgaagataatataaaaaatgtgaaTATTGTATCAAATGAGCAAAgcaagaatataaatatttctcaAAACGATAAAGTaagtgaaaataaaaatatatattttaatcttTTCTTTGgaaaaaaaagcaaaaataataataataatagtaacaataataatagtaataataataatagtaattataATAGTAACAATTTGAATggtaaaaatgaattattgaCTTCGCAAAATAGTACAAATAGTTTAGTAAAAACCGATtgtgatattaaaaatttattcaataaaaatatgaagaacgaaaataaaaaagcaaAAGAAGAAAGCACTAATTTCTTTatgaaaaatttttttcctacgaatgaaaatgatacatcaaataataataaacaaaataataaaaataatactgAATCAGTTTTTCCAACTACTTATCAAACTCCATATCATTTTGATAAACAACATGAACATATGTATGATGAATTAAAAGGtgataaaaatgagaaaatattgaaaaatgaaaattattgtgataataatatgaacacaTATAATGATCTTACATATAATAGTGAATTATACATATCTGAAGAAGATACCAATAAATATGATGCAAATATAGAAGCACAAAATGTTATggataattcaaataatgaagagcaaattaaaaaaaatataacacatAAAAATAGTGAACAATATCCACAACCTAATTTATCTGATGAAGATCCACCTATTAGTGATGTTTGGAATGACAAAATTGATTTAGATAATTTTGAGTTAGAAAatgtttaataaaaaaaatgaaatttataatatatcataactgttaatatatatatgaattttttattatgtcttattattcatatataatatatgtatatgtattcatcaagtttaatacatattttgtacaacacatataaatgaaaatatatatatatatagatatatttttaacatataaatacaattaattattgttattatttaaatttttttttttttttttttttttatttgttttgttttggtttttttttttattttttttgttcattttttttaaataattatttttttttttatatttaattatttctttcattatgttcatattattatttcccaattgttttaattattatcatacatataatatatatatatatatatatatatatatatgtattaataaaagaacaCGAAATATTTcaagtataaaaaataaaattaaattaaaatattctttttttttttttttttcgttcttatattatttgatatgtTATTTGTTTTGATTCATGATATATCTATATCGTATAGATATTAAAATCTTATACTGAAGGTATATAATAACATGTGAATTCataaaattttgtttttataggaataaatgatatatacttattatatttaattgtactcaataaaatattaaaaaacatttcagttatttttaaaatatacgtatatatgtgtgtatattatataaattttttttttttttcttttttatactCTCAACAATTTATTTATGATGTTATTGAAggcaaaaagaaaaaaaaataataataaaataaaataaatgcaAATAAgacattaataaaattaagggactcttattttttatttattattattttattttattttatttttttttttttttctttcattttgaGGTTGTGTAGAACATGATAACTCTTAAccattttttatgtttccacactttatataatatgtatgcaagatttattattttatgaatcgaattctatataataataataataataatttttcttttaagtATGATAAAAttagttatattattatatatatttttaatattcataaGTTGTTTAAAGTGCGaggtatataaaaaaatttcaatAATTCTGAAAGAAAAAGCCACTTTAAATAGTTCTATAATAAGTATTGTTGGAATATTTCTGAGTATTCTTGTATCTGTTCTAGAATCTATTGGAAATACAATCATTAAGAAAAGTCATTTGATATACGCACAATATGAAAAGTTGTTAGAAGAATGTAAGATTCTTTCAAccaatgaagaaaatgagaACAATGAGTTTGAATTTAACAAGAATTTGAAAGATAAAAGTGatgttattaattttaagggtaataaaatatatggtaGTGACACAAGTTATTGTAGTAATTATTTTGGTTcttataattatgatgacaatgatgatgatattatatgtaaacattatattaataaaaataaaattaatgaagAACAAACAAGAGCTATAAATACGTCAAGgagatataaaagaaatatgaaaggaaaaaaatattcctttttcaatatatcaataaaaaGTTTTCAAAATTGCAAAAATAATTTTCGaaagaaaaaagataaaaaaaataaggaaaggaagaataaaaaaaaaatatattcttctaagacattatataatgataatatcaaTATAAGATTAGAAGAATATGAACatgataataatcataaacCAGAGGAATATTTGTTTAAAAAACATCAGATGAATAAAAATCAAGTAATAGAAAGAAAAtttagtaaaaataaaaaaagaacattAAAGGATAACCATATAATAGATTCTATATACTATAACTATTCAaaggaatataatatatctaataataaCACAAATGAACAAGTAGTAAACATTATTGAAACTTTTACATCTAAGGAAGATGTAGAAAATACTAATAACAattttcaaaattataaaatagataacaaaaaaaataacattataaataataaagaaaagcatattctaaatttatattatagtgatgataatattaatgaaacaaaaaataaaaaaaagaaaaaaaacaattcatataatagtaattataatactagagaaataaacaaaaatatcaaaagaaaaggaagatTTTTACAatctattaaaaattatgattatattccttttaaaaaaatgaaattgtttaatttcttttatagaagaggaaagagaaaaaataaaacgcATAACTGCTTTTCtaacacatatattaataataaatggaaaaagtacaatataaaaaaaaaaataagaaaaaaaaatcgaaccaataacaaaataatatattcatttgataattattatatggatAATTTGTATAGACACAACAACACGTCAATCAAAAAATTGCAATCCTTATCATATGATCATATTGATATGGTTGAAACACATATATCAgaagaaattaatatttatagtatTGAACTAATGCCTATAAATTCAGTccaaaatatgaataatagtttatttataaaaaggaatgaaaaggtaaaaaatattaagtaTTCATTAAATTgtggtaataaaaaaaaaaaaatgttttgtttattaaatatgaaaacaggaaaaaaaaaaaaaacaaaaaataagtgcaataagatatatatattaaataaaaagcaAAGGAAAATAAACAAGGAAAAATTTAATCAGCGTATTATAGATAAACATAAATGTCAtgataataagaaatattattcatcCTTACCATCATATTCTATAGTAAATAAAACAGAGAGTGAATTGTTCCCCTacaaaaatgatgaaaaaaattatagtaATACCtatgttgaaataaaaaatatatatagtgaaAAGCAAAAGAATGAACATCCTAATAATACTAGtggtaataatagtaataataataataataataataataataatactgaTCAAAGTGATATACAAAatgtcaaaaaaaaaagttattattatttttatattggaATAATTTTAACAAGTGCTGTTGCACCAGctttcaatatatttagtAATTTACTGCTACCTGCATCTATGGTTGGATTTGTAAGTATTAGAATTATTTGTTCCTTTTTGTTAGAAAGATTtgtattaaaagaaaagcaatctttatatttgttaGTCGGTATACCATTTTCTACTATAGGATTAATACTTATAACGatattttcttctaataGTAATGATCCAAAGGATAtagattatatttttaatttatttcttaaaataGGATCTATACTACTTTTAACTAgtgaattaatattttctcaCGTAACAGTATTATTTTCTGTtctatatttacaaaaaaaaagaaaaaataatttcctctttttttttgcacCACTTTCATCTGGTATTATGGGTTCATTAATAACAATTTTTTCAAAGGCTACATTAATGGGATTAATGTCcataattttaaatactCAATAcaaattttatcatatatttatcaattataaattattgatTCTTACCATGATAACCTTATTTACAACTATAActgaaatattttatacacCCTACCTATTGAAGCATTATAATTTGACACACATTGTTTCGCTAAAAAGTTTTGGAAATATAAGCTTTAATGCCATAAATGGGATGTTCATATTTAACGTaccaaaataaattaaatgaaaatcaatttataaaaaaaaaaatatacatatgtatatatatatatatatttatatatgtgtgtgtttgTTTGTGTAGAACactcatttatttttaacatatCCACAAATTTTAcatttacataataataaccatttctttcttttcttattAGGAAAGACCTTCATGCAACTATTTATGGAGCTGCGGATTCATTCTTGTTCTTATAGGAATATTATTTCTatcatatgaaaatattataccatacatattaaattatataaaactatATTTTCGGAGACCaatttaaatatgaaaaattaaatcaaAATGAACTCCAACTTGAATTCTTCAACATTTAGTTATATATGAACAATGGGGGTTTAATTGTTTACCTTttaattttgataatatataagtatattaaGCAtaagataattattatttggtatacatacatatatatatatatatatatatatataactattaGTCATCCATTCTGTATAGATAAATTTacttatttcatttatatattttttttttttttttatatgcgCGATGTTCAAttaatgttttattaatACTGAATTACAcaataatgttatatataatatcgtGCTGTTGAAGTCCTCAAATTtgtattacatataaatttttttttttttcttttacttGATAAGgttttttgtaaaatatggttaaatata
It encodes the following:
- a CDS encoding rhoptry protein, putative, with product MGSQDKEHKYKSNVELEFSDNVSDDDINIDKENIWDTDINIIDDELNIIDNDDVLNQNNANNKNTDYQNDTTFKVQPKQTEWFDEEEIFDLPNNLEDITSKNNSIENNEINKCDYQNEFYQQNIFDQQNIFDQQNISEQQEYIKIHEDNKNFHEFSDADILFNNLPTDQAVEQNNEHVPMCDISKRSDSQVNDQFNVNNEEDNKHLNILLQIKNILNINEDKDLIQYIEKLNNMNTNYIQNVSDDDYHRDNTFNLKERLLNEENEQKVNELKERELYYLDTIEKLKNEIKIKEEIEENNVHKLENKIHEYEIQNEELKNEKEKLQSTINEYTHNFNNLNDHNKITNKECEELKNNCDVFKQKYEKLKEEQEIYIKKEEEYKSLLDELKNENNEWKEKNQKMHEENMKSSEELKKFEEIRKAEDVKKIEELENKINDLLNINDDYKVKLNQSNDVLLQFEKKLNNTLNDSKKNEHIYSNKIQTLENTIVMLEEEMNCIKKENQEIINNYNELENDYNLLLNKNKQLNEEYGNLKICKEQNEQNIQNLKSNIQINEQEYYLNNKKLQEQNLRLENLIIENNKNNKMLELLKSEKLKMESENDILKKDLANMEEDLKKLEKHSYDIYEIKNHLEEVVDKNKKLIEDVELEKNEKEHLKNQVKAYNIEMNNSYLVLKTYKMKCSFFLNIIKNYEENINILENKLKKYEYKNDKINDLTDNLYLYTMQNNKERYYDEKNHSNNSYIIKSCDSSKDKHFDEQKEEEYDGEEKYAYNILLNNQSECLIKAQLLLKEELDKEIQKKDEILIKLQKLISTLKEKNLIINEKNYKIKKYQLINENLQDCIAGYQKDIQILKENIHNLEKQIELKQIKNLVLPPKVHVHVSKLSSLENNIKNELKGIIGNSSNFLENTFKYINENPLKKNLQNKAFFSTSGEKKIQDDISKQVDLNKEEVSNCDSVVDVTGMAKNFLYNNMNILQNFKYDVKDNVVLKSDVFNENGQEYDGVKLNDPYVTVDNEKENNMYDEKENKIYDEKENKIYDEEQSLYDNNDPYISINEEKEYIHSDNVSYEDNIKNVNIVSNEQSKNINISQNDKVSENKNIYFNLFFGKKSKNNNNNSNNNNSNNNNSNYNSNNLNGKNELLTSQNSTNSLVKTDCDIKNLFNKNMKNENKKAKEESTNFFMKNFFPTNENDTSNNNKQNNKNNTESVFPTTYQTPYHFDKQHEHMYDELKGDKNEKILKNENYCDNNMNTYNDLTYNSELYISEEDTNKYDANIEAQNVMDNSNNEEQIKKNITHKNSEQYPQPNLSDEDPPISDVWNDKIDLDNFELENV